GCCGCTGCTGTTTGGCATCGACGTGGGCGGGGCGGGATGCTGAACGCCATTTCGGGCTCGATGCTGACGGTGGCGGCGCTCACGTTTTCGCTGCTGCTGGCGGCTATTGCGCAGGTCAGCAACCAGTACTCGCCCAGGGCGCTGCGCAATTTCATGCGCGACGGGGTGAATCAGTTCACGATGGGCTATTTCGTGAGCGTGTTCACGTTTGGGCTGCTGGTGCAGGGCACCATCCGCAGCGGGCGGGCCGACAAGTTTGTACCCACCACGGCGGTGCTGGTGGGGCTGCTGCTGGCGCTGGGCGGGGTAGGGGCGCTCATCTTCTTCATCCACCACGTGGCCGAAGCCCTGCAAACGGGCACGCTGGTGCGCCGCATCATGGCCGAGACGGAGGCTGAAATCGACCGGCTTTTTCCGCTGCACTTTGGGCAGGAGCTGCACCCCGAGGCCCGCGCCGCCGCCGAAACCTTCGTGGCCGCGCCCGAGGGCTG
This genomic stretch from Hymenobacter sp. PAMC 26628 harbors:
- a CDS encoding DUF2254 family protein, yielding MLNAISGSMLTVAALTFSLLLAAIAQVSNQYSPRALRNFMRDGVNQFTMGYFVSVFTFGLLVQGTIRSGRADKFVPTTAVLVGLLLALGGVGALIFFIHHVAEALQTGTLVRRIMAETEAEIDRLFPLHFGQELHPEARAAAETFVAAPEGWQPVVATEAGYLQYLDKPSLLAWTIRHRTVLRLEAHIGDFVGTGQRLFSSRGRAWSAPPPTAPIGPPTCCAT